One window of the Epinephelus moara isolate mb chromosome 24, YSFRI_EMoa_1.0, whole genome shotgun sequence genome contains the following:
- the LOC126385788 gene encoding hemagglutinin/amebocyte aggregation factor-like: MSEFATVSFLADRKWKFYCCSVPGFTMSNCQTTPYVNYWRETFTWTVASNNFLTGVKASFNIESRDRRWSFTYCHRQ, translated from the exons ATGAGTGAATTCGCAACTGTGAGCTTCTtggcagacaggaa ATGGAAGTTTTACTGCTGCAGTGTTCCAGGTTTCACCATGTCCAACTGCCAAACAACACCGTATGTCAACTACTGGCGGGAAACCTTCACCTGGACAGTCGCCAGCAACAACTTCCTAACAGGAGTGAAAGCTTCCTTTAATATTGAATCACG GGACCGTCGTTGGAGTTTCACATACTGCCACAGGCAGTGA